The proteins below come from a single Kitasatospora sp. NBC_00315 genomic window:
- a CDS encoding mechanosensitive ion channel family protein translates to MSWSAVTGLLADAAPAAAGTTTTVPGESPSGLDLRLPTSAQEVGTSTKQAASWLDAHWQEWIASGVRMVFIVVLALVLRAMVRKLITQLITRMTRPPEDDAAEPSRLGGLLANTGVVNPERRRQRSEAIGSVLRSVASFTILGTAALMVLSALGMNLAPLLASAGVAGVAIGFGARNLVTDFLSGVFMIMEDQYGVGDEIDTGVATGTVLEVGLRVTKLRGGNGEIWYIRNGEVKRIANMSQGWSTASVDVQVGYKEDLVRVGALIHETAEVLAKEAPFDELVWAPVTLLGLESVAADSVVLRAEARTAPGKASVVARALRQRLKSAFDEAGIKLKEEPPAVAAGLAAAAASAVVDAAPPSVLADPASPRALATAPIPAPARPADESGPAPTKSG, encoded by the coding sequence GTGTCCTGGTCCGCTGTCACCGGTCTTCTAGCCGACGCGGCCCCGGCTGCCGCCGGCACCACGACGACGGTCCCCGGCGAGTCACCGTCCGGGCTCGACCTCAGACTCCCCACCAGCGCGCAGGAGGTCGGCACCAGCACCAAGCAGGCCGCGAGCTGGCTGGACGCGCACTGGCAGGAATGGATCGCGAGCGGCGTGCGGATGGTCTTCATCGTGGTCCTCGCGCTGGTCCTGCGGGCCATGGTGCGCAAGCTGATCACCCAGCTGATCACCCGGATGACCAGGCCGCCCGAGGACGACGCGGCCGAGCCCAGCCGGCTCGGCGGGCTGCTGGCGAACACCGGGGTGGTCAACCCCGAGCGGCGCCGGCAGCGCTCGGAGGCGATCGGTTCGGTGCTGCGCAGCGTGGCCTCGTTCACCATCCTGGGCACGGCCGCGCTGATGGTGCTGTCGGCGCTGGGGATGAACCTGGCCCCGCTGCTGGCCAGTGCCGGGGTCGCGGGCGTGGCGATCGGTTTCGGCGCGCGCAACCTGGTGACGGACTTCCTCTCCGGCGTCTTCATGATCATGGAGGACCAGTACGGCGTCGGCGACGAGATCGACACCGGCGTGGCCACCGGCACCGTGCTGGAGGTCGGCCTGCGGGTGACGAAGCTGCGCGGGGGCAACGGCGAGATCTGGTACATCCGCAACGGCGAGGTGAAGCGGATCGCCAACATGAGCCAGGGCTGGTCGACCGCCTCGGTGGACGTCCAGGTCGGGTACAAGGAGGACCTGGTCAGGGTCGGCGCGCTGATCCACGAGACGGCGGAGGTGCTGGCCAAGGAGGCGCCCTTCGACGAGCTGGTCTGGGCCCCCGTCACCCTGCTCGGGCTGGAGTCGGTGGCGGCGGACTCGGTGGTCCTGCGGGCCGAGGCGCGTACGGCCCCGGGCAAGGCCTCGGTGGTCGCCCGGGCGCTGCGCCAGCGGCTGAAGAGCGCCTTCGACGAGGCCGGGATCAAGCTGAAGGAGGAGCCGCCCGCGGTGGCCGCCGGGCTCGCCGCCGCGGCCGCGAGCGCCGTGGTGGACGCCGCCCCGCCGTCGGTGCTGGCCGACCCCGCCTCGCCCCGGGCGCTGGCGACGGCGCCGATACCGGCACCGGCCCGCCCCGCCGACGAGAGCGGTCCCGCTCCCACGAAGTCCGGCTGA
- a CDS encoding ROK family transcriptional regulator: MTENTPRIPLAGTPSLLRAINDRAALQLLLENGPLSRTQIGTLTGLSKPTASQLLARLEAAGLVVPVGTTAGGPGPNAQLYEVDPSAGYVAGIDVTTSHVRVAVADITGRTLAEHRVPSRGWPAAATVERVAEAVADTLQRAGLAPGALREVVVGLGGAPDPVTSKLRYASHLPGWHSPRLTEELSAALDAPVSIENDVNLAAVAEQASGAARGCEDFVLLWAGEGIGAAIVIAGRLHRGFTGGAGEVGYMPVPGAPVVRDVRRKNSGGFQELVGEPAVRALAREHGITAPTAEEAVLLALETPGAGDDLLTALAGRLAVGLAVIVSVVDPQLVVVSGGVAIAGGERLRLLVEEELARIAISRPEVRSSAVPGSPVLHGALQRALAAAREAVFSTH; encoded by the coding sequence GTGACCGAGAACACCCCCCGCATCCCCCTCGCCGGTACCCCCAGCCTGCTGCGCGCCATCAACGACCGGGCCGCACTGCAGTTGCTGCTGGAGAACGGCCCGTTGTCCCGGACCCAGATCGGCACCCTGACCGGGCTGTCCAAGCCGACCGCCTCGCAGTTGCTCGCCCGGCTGGAGGCGGCCGGACTGGTCGTACCGGTCGGCACCACCGCGGGCGGCCCCGGACCCAACGCGCAGCTCTACGAGGTCGACCCGTCCGCCGGGTACGTCGCCGGGATCGACGTCACCACCAGCCACGTCCGGGTCGCGGTCGCCGACATCACCGGCCGCACCCTCGCCGAGCACCGCGTCCCGTCCAGGGGCTGGCCGGCCGCCGCGACGGTCGAGCGGGTCGCCGAGGCGGTCGCCGACACGCTGCAGCGGGCCGGCCTGGCCCCCGGTGCGCTGCGCGAGGTCGTGGTCGGCCTCGGCGGCGCCCCCGACCCGGTCACCAGCAAGCTGCGCTACGCCTCGCACCTGCCGGGCTGGCACTCGCCGCGGCTGACCGAGGAGCTGTCGGCCGCCCTGGACGCGCCGGTCAGCATCGAGAACGACGTCAACCTGGCCGCCGTCGCCGAGCAGGCCTCCGGCGCGGCCCGGGGCTGCGAGGACTTCGTCCTGCTCTGGGCGGGCGAGGGCATCGGCGCCGCGATCGTCATCGCCGGACGGCTGCACCGCGGCTTCACCGGCGGCGCCGGCGAGGTCGGCTACATGCCCGTCCCCGGCGCGCCGGTGGTCCGGGACGTACGCCGCAAGAACTCCGGCGGGTTCCAGGAGCTCGTCGGCGAACCGGCCGTCCGGGCCCTCGCCCGGGAGCACGGCATCACCGCGCCGACCGCCGAGGAGGCGGTGCTGCTGGCCCTGGAGACCCCGGGCGCCGGCGACGATCTCCTCACCGCCCTGGCCGGCCGGCTCGCGGTCGGCCTGGCCGTGATCGTCTCCGTCGTCGACCCGCAACTCGTGGTGGTCTCCGGCGGCGTGGCGATCGCCGGCGGCGAACGCCTGCGCCTGCTCGTCGAGGAGGAACTGGCCCGGATCGCCATCTCCCGGCCCGAGGTGCGCAGCAGCGCCGTTCCCGGGTCGCCCGTGCTGCACGGCGCGCTCCAACGCGCCCTCGCCGCCGCCCGCGAGGCGGTCTTCTCCACCCACTGA
- a CDS encoding ABC transporter substrate-binding protein → MHATSSRRTRRTVAAITGSAVLALLATACTGTSAGSANDGSAAGKDVTINFWHGWSQDSETKAINDNIAAFEKAHPNIHVKAVGNITDDKINQALRAGGDDAPDVISSFTTNNVGTFCSSKVFADLNPMLKKDGIDAAKTFPAAMLNYTQYQGNQCSLPLLGDAFGLYYNKTAFATAGITSAPKTFSEFAADAAKLTVPDGDGFKQLGFLPNYHGYETTTEHFLGQYGPTYFGADGKSDIATDPKVAAMLNWQKGLVEQLGGFDKLEKFRTTFGDEFSAKNPFETGQVAMALDGEWRTASIAADKPSIEWATAPFPVPDDQADTYGRGYQTGTIIGISQHSQKQTAAWELVKYLTTDTDAVVSFANAIHNVPSTFAALNSPKLDADENFKTFIDITKNAHSGTTPASVNGGAYLVSLQQLGYDVESGKQPDVAAGLAATAKEIDAAVNQAK, encoded by the coding sequence GTGCACGCCACCAGCTCCCGCAGAACCCGCCGTACGGTCGCCGCGATCACCGGCAGCGCCGTCCTGGCCCTCCTCGCCACCGCCTGCACCGGCACCAGCGCGGGCAGCGCGAACGACGGCTCGGCCGCCGGCAAGGACGTCACGATCAACTTCTGGCACGGTTGGAGCCAGGACAGCGAGACCAAGGCGATCAACGACAACATCGCCGCCTTCGAGAAGGCCCACCCGAACATCCACGTCAAGGCCGTCGGCAACATCACCGACGACAAGATCAACCAGGCGCTGCGGGCCGGTGGCGACGACGCGCCCGACGTGATCTCCTCCTTCACCACCAACAACGTGGGCACGTTCTGTTCGTCCAAGGTCTTCGCCGACCTGAACCCGATGCTCAAGAAGGACGGCATCGACGCCGCCAAGACCTTCCCGGCGGCGATGCTCAACTACACGCAGTACCAGGGCAACCAGTGCTCGCTGCCGCTGCTCGGCGACGCGTTCGGCCTGTACTACAACAAGACCGCCTTCGCCACCGCCGGCATCACCTCCGCCCCGAAGACCTTCAGCGAGTTCGCCGCCGACGCCGCCAAGCTGACCGTCCCGGACGGCGACGGCTTCAAGCAGCTCGGCTTCCTGCCGAACTACCACGGGTACGAGACCACCACCGAGCACTTCCTCGGCCAGTACGGCCCGACGTACTTCGGCGCCGACGGCAAGTCGGACATCGCCACCGACCCGAAGGTCGCCGCGATGCTCAACTGGCAGAAGGGCCTGGTCGAGCAGCTCGGCGGGTTCGACAAGCTGGAGAAGTTCCGCACCACCTTCGGCGACGAGTTCAGCGCCAAGAACCCGTTCGAGACCGGCCAGGTCGCGATGGCGCTCGACGGTGAGTGGCGGACCGCCTCGATCGCGGCCGACAAGCCGTCCATCGAGTGGGCCACCGCGCCGTTCCCGGTGCCGGACGACCAGGCCGACACCTACGGGCGCGGCTACCAGACCGGCACCATCATCGGCATCTCCCAGCACAGCCAGAAGCAGACCGCGGCCTGGGAGCTGGTCAAGTACCTGACCACCGACACCGACGCGGTGGTGAGCTTCGCCAACGCGATCCACAACGTGCCGAGCACCTTCGCCGCGCTGAACTCGCCGAAGCTGGACGCCGACGAGAACTTCAAGACGTTCATCGACATCACCAAGAACGCCCACTCCGGTACCACTCCCGCCAGCGTCAACGGCGGCGCGTACCTGGTCTCCCTCCAGCAGCTCGGCTACGACGTCGAGTCGGGCAAGCAGCCGGACGTCGCGGCCGGACTGGCCGCCACCGCCAAGGAAATCGACGCCGCCGTCAACCAGGCGAAGTAG
- a CDS encoding carbohydrate ABC transporter permease: MAISFGSRKASAGLPVPAALRSKRRREAARTLAFLSPWLIGFGFFFVYPLVSTVYFSFTRYDGFSAPVFTGLKNWSYVFNDYPAFWQGLQNTMWLVVVMVSLRVLFGLGIGMLITKVKSGVGFFRTAFYLPYLAPPVAATMAFAFLLNPGTGPVNHVLGKLGLPQPGWFTDPAWSKPALTMLAMWGIGDLMVIFMAALLDVPTEQYEAAELDGAGPFQKFRFVTLPNISPIIMFAVVTGVIQTMQYYTQAIVAGKVASGIIGGSGQQFEPGYPHGSTWTLPQMVYNLGFQRFDTGSACVIALILFAISMAFTSILLRRKSGFMAGED; the protein is encoded by the coding sequence ATGGCAATCTCGTTCGGCTCCCGCAAGGCGAGTGCCGGACTGCCCGTCCCGGCGGCGCTTCGCAGCAAGCGCCGCCGGGAGGCGGCCCGCACCCTGGCCTTCCTCTCGCCCTGGCTGATCGGCTTCGGCTTCTTCTTCGTCTACCCCCTGGTCTCCACCGTCTACTTCTCCTTCACCCGGTACGACGGCTTCAGCGCCCCGGTCTTCACCGGCCTGAAGAACTGGTCGTACGTGTTCAACGACTACCCGGCGTTCTGGCAGGGCCTGCAGAACACCATGTGGCTGGTCGTGGTGATGGTCTCGCTGCGGGTGCTCTTCGGCCTCGGCATCGGGATGCTGATCACCAAGGTGAAGTCCGGTGTCGGCTTCTTCCGCACCGCGTTCTACCTGCCCTACCTGGCCCCGCCGGTGGCCGCGACGATGGCCTTCGCCTTCCTGCTCAACCCCGGCACCGGCCCGGTCAACCACGTGCTCGGCAAGCTCGGCCTGCCGCAGCCGGGCTGGTTCACCGACCCGGCCTGGTCCAAGCCCGCGCTGACCATGCTCGCCATGTGGGGCATCGGGGACCTGATGGTCATCTTCATGGCGGCCCTGCTGGACGTCCCGACGGAGCAGTACGAGGCCGCCGAACTCGACGGCGCCGGCCCGTTCCAGAAGTTCCGGTTCGTCACGCTGCCGAACATCTCCCCGATCATCATGTTCGCGGTGGTCACCGGCGTGATCCAGACGATGCAGTACTACACCCAGGCCATCGTGGCCGGGAAGGTCGCCAGCGGCATCATCGGCGGCTCCGGCCAGCAGTTCGAGCCCGGCTACCCGCACGGCTCGACCTGGACCCTGCCGCAGATGGTCTACAACCTGGGCTTCCAGCGCTTCGACACCGGCTCCGCCTGTGTGATCGCCCTGATCCTGTTCGCCATCTCGATGGCCTTCACGTCGATCCTCCTGCGCCGCAAGTCCGGCTTCATGGCGGGTGAGGACTAA
- a CDS encoding carbohydrate ABC transporter permease: protein MTLSSTLSTSTSAPGAGSGSARASSQALRTARRRAALHWVAVHSLAIAAALFFLLPFVFVFLTSVMTDRQALTTNLWPTSWQWGNYLKVWDTPGFLTWWRNTLLYAGLGTVLTVASSLPVAYALAKFRFRGRNLALMAVISMMMLPPQVTIIPMYLFWAKQMHLSGTLWPLIIPMAFGDAFSIFLLRQFLLTIPKEYIEAARIDGCGEFRILLRVVLPMARPAIAAVGLFQFFYAWNDYFGPQIYASENPGAWTLSFGLESFKGAHHTNWNLTMAATLLVMAPVIVLFFFAQKAFIEGVTLTGVKG from the coding sequence ATGACTCTCAGCTCCACGCTCTCCACGTCCACGTCCGCCCCGGGGGCCGGCTCCGGCTCGGCGCGGGCCTCGTCCCAGGCGCTGCGGACCGCGCGGCGCAGGGCGGCCCTGCACTGGGTGGCGGTGCACTCGCTCGCGATCGCCGCCGCCCTGTTCTTCCTGCTGCCGTTCGTCTTCGTCTTCCTCACCTCGGTGATGACCGACCGCCAGGCGCTCACCACCAACCTCTGGCCCACCAGCTGGCAGTGGGGCAACTACCTCAAGGTCTGGGACACCCCCGGCTTCCTCACCTGGTGGCGCAACACGCTGCTCTACGCCGGCCTGGGCACCGTCCTGACCGTCGCCTCCAGCCTCCCGGTCGCCTACGCGCTGGCCAAGTTCCGCTTCCGCGGCCGCAACCTCGCCCTGATGGCCGTCATCTCGATGATGATGCTCCCGCCCCAGGTCACCATCATCCCGATGTACCTGTTCTGGGCGAAGCAGATGCACCTCAGCGGCACCCTGTGGCCGCTCATCATCCCGATGGCCTTCGGCGACGCCTTCTCGATCTTCCTCCTGCGCCAGTTCCTGCTGACCATCCCCAAGGAGTACATCGAGGCCGCCCGGATCGACGGCTGCGGTGAGTTCCGCATCCTTCTCAGGGTCGTCCTGCCGATGGCCAGGCCCGCGATCGCCGCGGTCGGACTGTTCCAGTTCTTCTACGCCTGGAACGACTACTTCGGCCCGCAGATCTACGCCAGCGAGAACCCCGGCGCCTGGACCCTCTCCTTCGGCCTCGAATCCTTCAAGGGCGCCCACCACACCAACTGGAACCTCACGATGGCCGCCACCCTCCTCGTCATGGCACCCGTCATCGTCCTCTTCTTCTTCGCCCAGAAAGCCTTCATCGAAGGCGTCACACTGACAGGGGTCAAGGGCTGA
- a CDS encoding 6-phospho-beta-glucosidase: MKLAIVGGGSTYTPELIDGFARLRDTLPIGELVLIDPAADRLELVGGLARRIFAKQGHPGTVSTTTDVAAGVQGADAVLLQLRVGGQAARDRDETWPLECGCVGQETTGAGGLAKALRTVPVVLDIAEQVRRANPDAWIVDFTNPVGIVTRALQNAGHKAVGLCNVAIGFQRRFAKHLGVDPELVRLDHVGLNHLSWERGVTLLDAPGSGTGREVLPELLASHGEEISADLHLPLPVIRRLGVVPSYYLRYFYQHDVVVEELKVKGSRASEVAAIERQLLDMYADPALDTKPELLAQRGGAFYSEAAVQLIASLLGTDGRTTVQVVNTRNDGILPFLPDDAVIEVPAEVDAAGVRPLPQRPVEPLYAGLIAGVTAYEQLALEAALKGGRDRVFDALLAHPLVGQLELAEQLTDSLLAHNREHLSWA, encoded by the coding sequence CTGAAGCTCGCCATCGTCGGCGGCGGATCCACCTACACCCCCGAGCTGATCGACGGCTTCGCCCGGCTGCGCGACACCCTGCCGATCGGCGAACTCGTCCTGATCGACCCCGCGGCGGACCGGCTGGAGCTGGTCGGCGGCCTGGCCAGGCGGATCTTCGCCAAGCAGGGCCACCCGGGAACGGTCTCCACCACGACCGACGTCGCGGCCGGTGTGCAGGGCGCGGACGCCGTGCTGCTCCAGCTGCGGGTCGGCGGGCAGGCCGCCCGCGACCGGGACGAGACCTGGCCGCTGGAGTGCGGCTGCGTCGGCCAGGAGACCACCGGGGCCGGCGGGCTCGCCAAGGCCCTGCGGACCGTCCCGGTGGTGCTCGACATCGCCGAGCAGGTGCGCCGGGCCAACCCGGACGCCTGGATCGTCGACTTCACCAACCCGGTCGGCATCGTCACCCGGGCCCTGCAGAACGCCGGGCACAAGGCCGTCGGCCTGTGCAACGTGGCGATCGGCTTCCAGCGGCGCTTCGCCAAGCACCTCGGTGTCGACCCCGAGCTGGTCCGCCTCGACCACGTCGGCCTGAACCACCTCAGCTGGGAGCGCGGCGTCACGCTGCTCGACGCCCCCGGCTCGGGCACCGGACGGGAGGTGCTGCCGGAGCTGCTGGCGAGCCACGGCGAGGAGATCTCCGCGGACCTCCACCTGCCGCTGCCGGTCATCCGGCGCCTGGGCGTGGTGCCCTCGTACTACCTGCGGTACTTCTACCAGCACGACGTGGTGGTGGAGGAGCTGAAGGTCAAGGGTTCGCGCGCCTCCGAGGTCGCCGCCATCGAACGGCAACTGCTCGACATGTACGCCGACCCGGCGCTGGACACCAAGCCCGAGTTGCTCGCCCAGCGCGGCGGGGCGTTCTACTCGGAGGCGGCCGTCCAGCTGATCGCCTCCCTGCTGGGCACCGACGGGCGCACCACCGTGCAGGTCGTGAACACCCGCAACGACGGCATCCTGCCCTTCCTGCCGGACGACGCCGTGATCGAGGTACCGGCCGAGGTGGACGCCGCCGGGGTGCGTCCGCTGCCCCAGCGCCCGGTCGAGCCGCTCTACGCGGGTCTGATCGCCGGTGTGACCGCCTACGAGCAACTCGCCCTGGAGGCGGCGCTCAAGGGCGGCCGCGACCGGGTCTTCGACGCCCTGCTCGCGCACCCCCTGGTCGGCCAGCTGGAGCTCGCCGAGCAGCTGACCGACAGCCTGCTCGCGCACAACCGTGAGCACCTGAGCTGGGCCTGA
- a CDS encoding N-acetylglucosamine kinase — MTHQPEPLQPGVLAIDAGNSKTDVALVAADGTVLGTARGGGFQPQLVGGPRAAIVSLAPLVEAAAAAAGLSTADGVLTDHVSACLANADLPLEEQLLQSALEEQGWGASSAAVNDTFGLLRAGTDGPRGVAVVCGAGINCVGLLPDGRTARFPALGELTGDWGGGAGLATSSMWHAVRAEDGRGPATALAPAIAAHFGLRSAGAVAEALHLGQVEKWRLHEIVRLLFTAAESGDAIALDLVDRQADEITRLAVVALTRLDLLGESTPVVLGGGVLASRQPLLIDNVTARLAVAAPHAVPRVVVAPPVLGAALLGLDHLDAAGLGRGPAAHERLRAAYSAVQPVAA, encoded by the coding sequence ATGACCCACCAGCCCGAACCACTCCAGCCCGGCGTACTCGCCATCGACGCGGGCAACAGCAAGACCGACGTCGCTCTCGTCGCCGCCGACGGGACCGTCCTCGGCACCGCCCGCGGCGGCGGATTCCAGCCGCAGCTGGTCGGCGGCCCGCGGGCGGCGATCGTCTCCCTCGCCCCGCTGGTCGAGGCGGCGGCGGCCGCCGCCGGCCTCTCCACCGCCGACGGGGTGCTGACCGACCACGTCAGCGCCTGTCTGGCCAACGCCGACCTCCCGCTGGAGGAGCAGCTGCTGCAGAGCGCCCTGGAGGAGCAGGGGTGGGGAGCCAGCAGCGCGGCGGTGAACGACACCTTCGGCCTGCTGCGGGCCGGCACCGACGGTCCCCGGGGGGTGGCGGTGGTGTGCGGCGCGGGGATCAACTGCGTCGGGCTGCTGCCGGACGGGCGCACCGCGCGCTTCCCGGCCCTCGGTGAGCTGACCGGGGACTGGGGCGGCGGCGCCGGCCTGGCGACCTCCAGCATGTGGCACGCCGTCCGCGCGGAGGACGGCCGCGGCCCGGCCACCGCCTTGGCCCCCGCCATCGCCGCGCACTTCGGCCTGCGGAGCGCCGGCGCGGTCGCCGAGGCGCTGCACCTGGGGCAGGTCGAGAAGTGGCGGCTGCACGAGATCGTCCGGCTGCTGTTCACGGCCGCCGAGAGCGGCGACGCGATCGCGCTGGATCTGGTGGACCGCCAGGCGGACGAGATCACCCGGCTCGCGGTGGTCGCCCTCACCCGGCTCGACCTGCTCGGCGAGAGCACCCCCGTGGTGCTCGGCGGCGGTGTCCTGGCGTCCCGTCAGCCACTGCTGATCGACAACGTCACCGCTCGCCTGGCGGTCGCCGCGCCGCACGCCGTGCCGCGCGTCGTGGTCGCGCCGCCGGTCCTCGGCGCCGCCCTGCTGGGCCTGGACCACCTCGACGCCGCCGGCCTCGGCCGGGGCCCCGCCGCCCACGAGCGGCTGCGGGCCGCGTACTCGGCCGTGCAGCCCGTCGCGGCCTGA
- a CDS encoding alpha/beta hydrolase, translated as MRYRFDPELAAALAMSVDVDLSDLDAARAAQAAELAGTVRRADSRGVSVGDLRVPGPPGAPEVALRTYRPQGVAGPLPVLCSLHGGGFVLGDLDVDHESNLRFCRELGVFVVAVDYRLAPEHPYPAALEDCYAALRWIAGSAAAEGLRPDRIAVWGDSAGAGLAAGLALLARDRGGPALCFQHLHSPALDDRQSTPSALSCTDTPIWNRRNARIGWDAYLGPGIPGTPGVPVYAAPARADDLTGLPPAYVAVMEHDPLHDEGVDHARALRAAGVPTELHVFPGTFHGAAMVGHAGVVQRMTAEALAVLRHALTG; from the coding sequence ATGCGGTACCGCTTCGACCCCGAACTCGCCGCCGCGCTGGCGATGTCCGTCGACGTCGACCTGTCGGATCTCGACGCCGCCCGGGCGGCCCAGGCGGCCGAACTGGCGGGCACCGTGCGGCGGGCCGACAGTCGCGGCGTGAGCGTCGGCGACCTGCGCGTCCCCGGGCCGCCCGGCGCTCCCGAGGTCGCCCTGCGCACCTACCGCCCCCAGGGCGTGGCCGGGCCGCTGCCCGTGCTGTGCAGCCTGCACGGCGGTGGATTCGTGCTCGGCGACCTGGACGTCGACCACGAGAGCAACCTCCGGTTCTGCCGCGAACTCGGGGTGTTCGTGGTCGCCGTGGACTACCGGCTGGCCCCCGAACACCCCTACCCGGCCGCCCTGGAGGACTGCTACGCCGCACTTCGCTGGATCGCCGGGAGCGCCGCCGCCGAGGGCCTGCGGCCCGACCGGATCGCGGTGTGGGGCGACAGCGCCGGGGCCGGCCTCGCCGCCGGCCTCGCCCTGCTGGCCCGCGACCGCGGCGGCCCCGCGCTCTGCTTCCAGCACCTGCACAGCCCGGCCCTGGACGACCGCCAGTCCACCCCCAGCGCCCTGAGCTGCACCGACACCCCGATCTGGAACCGGCGCAACGCCCGGATCGGCTGGGACGCCTACCTCGGCCCCGGGATCCCCGGGACGCCCGGGGTCCCGGTGTACGCCGCACCGGCCCGGGCCGACGACCTGACCGGGCTGCCGCCCGCGTACGTCGCCGTCATGGAGCACGACCCCCTGCACGACGAGGGGGTCGACCACGCCCGCGCCCTGCGGGCCGCCGGGGTCCCCACCGAACTGCACGTCTTCCCGGGCACGTTCCACGGCGCGGCCATGGTCGGCCACGCCGGCGTCGTGCAGCGGATGACGGCCGAGGCGCTCGCGGTGCTGCGCCACGCCCTGACCGGCTGA
- a CDS encoding PucR family transcriptional regulator: MKGLLLRLSALDADAASAVRVIAHFEALLRGGALDPGMLARSTAGLAECPAGLLLADGRTARYGPDGVALPGTPGLVSGEAGLAGGGRVWLERPGVAGPFDDLVLEWMAIAARLLGGPPRSAEPPHVADPALVELVLSEREAVEDRARALRLLGLAPEPPLRVVAVAVDPATAPQGRADPADPGVEAVALLGRGALPAAVRVARVGRLGVVLLQRRDGGASPAGELRAVLGERAALRESARGVRVGIGGAAEPMAASASWAQARSALRFAGAGAPDEALVDHDELGPVALLAQIPAERLRAEPDVRALDELAGREGGALSIAALAAFCRTGSLRQAAAELHLHHSSVAARLAHVEGALDWRLRDPQDRFRAQLALYARRLAADPTP, encoded by the coding sequence GTGAAGGGCTTGTTGCTGCGCCTGTCGGCGCTCGACGCGGACGCGGCCAGCGCGGTCCGGGTGATCGCCCACTTCGAGGCGCTGCTGCGCGGTGGCGCCCTCGATCCAGGCATGCTGGCGCGCTCCACCGCCGGCCTGGCCGAGTGCCCGGCCGGGCTGCTGCTCGCCGACGGGCGCACCGCCCGGTACGGGCCGGACGGTGTGGCCCTGCCGGGCACGCCCGGGCTGGTGTCGGGCGAGGCAGGGCTGGCCGGAGGCGGCCGGGTCTGGCTGGAACGGCCCGGTGTGGCGGGCCCGTTCGACGATCTGGTGCTGGAGTGGATGGCGATCGCCGCTCGGCTGCTGGGCGGCCCGCCCCGGAGCGCCGAGCCGCCGCACGTGGCCGATCCGGCCCTGGTGGAACTGGTGCTCTCCGAGCGGGAGGCGGTGGAGGACCGGGCCCGCGCGCTACGGCTGCTCGGCCTGGCGCCGGAGCCGCCGCTGCGGGTCGTCGCGGTCGCCGTCGATCCCGCCACCGCGCCGCAGGGGAGGGCCGATCCGGCCGATCCCGGGGTGGAGGCGGTGGCGCTGCTCGGCCGGGGCGCGCTGCCGGCGGCCGTCCGGGTGGCCCGGGTGGGGCGCCTCGGCGTGGTGCTGCTGCAGCGCCGGGACGGCGGAGCGTCACCGGCCGGCGAGCTGCGGGCAGTGCTGGGCGAGCGGGCCGCCCTGCGGGAGTCCGCCCGCGGGGTGCGGGTGGGGATCGGCGGGGCCGCCGAGCCGATGGCGGCTTCGGCGTCCTGGGCGCAGGCCCGCTCGGCGCTGCGGTTCGCCGGCGCGGGAGCGCCGGACGAAGCACTGGTGGACCACGACGAGTTGGGGCCGGTGGCGCTGCTGGCGCAGATCCCGGCCGAGCGGTTGCGGGCGGAGCCGGACGTCCGGGCGCTGGACGAGCTGGCCGGACGGGAGGGCGGCGCGCTGAGCATCGCCGCGCTGGCCGCCTTCTGCCGCACCGGCTCGCTTCGCCAGGCGGCGGCCGAACTGCACCTGCACCACAGCTCGGTGGCGGCCCGACTGGCCCACGTGGAAGGCGCGCTCGACTGGCGGCTGCGTGATCCGCAGGACCGCTTCCGGGCTCAGTTGGCCCTGTACGCCCGGCGGTTGGCCGCCGATCCGACGCCCTGA